A single region of the Alkalinema sp. FACHB-956 genome encodes:
- a CDS encoding 4Fe-4S single cluster domain-containing protein encodes MSHELLQPTEQLLAIPPGYLNIMGYVDESEVNGPGCRAVIWVQGCLRQCPGCFNPESWSFEINQLVSIDRLVHQILSNPRNTGVTFSGGEPFWQAPALTELAKQVKAAGLNVMSFTGFTLERLRSDYAPAGAQELLAELDILIDGPYIAALATHSPDSPVASSNQRVHVFNPAFQDKITWASDQIEIHILKDGTRIITGYQQFSEESPLYDEDEDEDEAALWSEEVPRDRVYEEELVG; translated from the coding sequence ATGAGCCATGAATTACTACAACCGACGGAACAACTACTGGCAATCCCTCCAGGGTATTTGAACATCATGGGATATGTGGATGAGTCAGAAGTCAATGGCCCTGGGTGCCGTGCGGTGATTTGGGTGCAGGGCTGTTTGCGCCAGTGTCCGGGTTGCTTTAATCCCGAATCTTGGTCGTTTGAAATCAATCAACTGGTGTCGATCGATCGCCTCGTGCACCAAATCCTCAGCAATCCCCGCAATACCGGCGTGACGTTTTCCGGCGGCGAACCGTTTTGGCAAGCTCCCGCGCTCACAGAACTGGCGAAACAAGTGAAGGCAGCGGGGTTGAATGTGATGTCCTTTACCGGATTTACCTTGGAGCGGCTGCGATCGGACTATGCCCCCGCCGGAGCGCAGGAACTGTTGGCGGAATTGGATATTCTCATCGATGGCCCCTATATTGCAGCCCTAGCAACCCACTCACCGGATTCCCCCGTGGCATCCAGTAATCAGCGGGTGCATGTGTTTAATCCTGCGTTCCAAGACAAGATTACCTGGGCCAGTGATCAAATCGAAATTCACATTCTCAAAGATGGCACCCGCATCATTACCGGCTATCAGCAATTTAGTGAAGAGAGCCCCCTCTACGACGAAGACGAAGACGAAGACGAAGCAGCTCTGTGGTCAGAAGAAGTTCCCCGCGATCGCGTGTATGAAGAAGAACTGGTGGGCTAG
- a CDS encoding alkene reductase, protein MDLLFQPLTLGALTLPNRILMAPLTRCRAEADHVPGDLMAEYYAQRASAGLIIAEATMAMEGNSAFWKEPGIYSEAQIAGWRKTTDAVHAAGGRIFLQIWHGGRACHPLLNNGRQPVAPSPIAITDDEVRTPQGKQPYTVPRELHDEEIPGIVAGFQQAAKNAQAAGFDGVEVHGANGYLLDEFLRDGSNQRTGAYGGIIANRARFMLEVIDAVCTVWGSDRVGLRISPLNSYNSMIDSDPIGVCTWLATKLNEFNLAYLHVMRSDFAQQQQGDVLTPIREYYQGTLIGNMGYSPEEANAAIAAGKVDAIAFGSLFIANPDLPERIQHNAAFNPPNPATFYTPGPEGYTDYPTLASAALAEPV, encoded by the coding sequence ATGGATCTGCTGTTTCAACCCCTGACCCTCGGCGCACTCACCTTGCCCAACCGCATCCTCATGGCTCCCTTAACCCGCTGTCGGGCCGAGGCTGACCATGTTCCCGGTGACCTCATGGCCGAGTACTATGCCCAGCGGGCCAGTGCAGGGTTAATCATTGCCGAAGCGACGATGGCTATGGAAGGCAATTCCGCCTTTTGGAAAGAACCAGGAATTTATTCCGAGGCCCAAATCGCGGGTTGGCGCAAAACTACCGATGCTGTTCATGCCGCCGGTGGACGCATTTTTCTGCAAATTTGGCATGGGGGCCGCGCCTGCCATCCGCTGTTGAACAATGGCCGCCAACCCGTGGCTCCAAGCCCGATCGCCATTACCGACGACGAAGTTCGCACCCCCCAAGGCAAGCAGCCCTACACAGTCCCCAGGGAGTTGCACGATGAGGAAATTCCAGGCATCGTTGCAGGCTTCCAGCAAGCCGCCAAAAACGCCCAAGCAGCGGGATTTGATGGCGTCGAAGTGCATGGGGCCAACGGCTATTTGCTGGATGAATTTTTGCGGGATGGTTCAAATCAACGGACGGGAGCCTACGGGGGGATCATCGCCAACCGGGCCAGGTTCATGCTAGAAGTGATTGACGCCGTTTGCACCGTCTGGGGCAGCGATCGCGTCGGGCTGCGCATTTCCCCCCTGAATAGCTACAACAGCATGATTGATAGCGATCCGATCGGGGTGTGCACTTGGCTAGCGACCAAGCTCAATGAATTCAACCTCGCTTACTTGCATGTGATGCGCAGTGACTTTGCCCAGCAGCAACAGGGGGATGTTTTAACGCCCATTCGGGAGTACTACCAAGGTACTTTAATCGGCAATATGGGTTACAGTCCCGAAGAAGCCAACGCCGCGATCGCCGCTGGCAAAGTGGACGCGATCGCCTTTGGATCGCTCTTTATCGCCAATCCCGATTTGCCGGAACGCATTCAACACAACGCAGCTTTTAACCCACCCAATCCGGCCACCTTTTATACCCCCGGCCCCGAAGGGTATACAGACTACCCGACCCTAGCCTCTGCGGCCCTTGCAGAGCCCGTCTAA
- the pflB gene encoding formate C-acetyltransferase: MLTEWTGFHPDRWMQDIDVRNFIQKNYQPYTEDAAFLTPATDRTQTLWQQVLQLMKAEREKGILDVDTEVVSSITAHAAGYIDQTLEQVVGLQTDKPLKRSIMPFGGIRVVRDSLAAYGYQISPKVMEIFTQYRKTHNDGVFDAYTKDMRLARHSGIITGLPDAYGRGRIIGDYRRVALYGVDRLIADKKAQQESLEVDTIDESVLQRREEISDQIKALFELKTMAQCYGFDISRPASNGREAVQWLYFGYLAAVKEQNGAAMSLGRVSTFLDIYFERDLQNGTLTESEVQELIDHFVMKLRMVRFLRTPDYNDLFSGDPTWVTECVGGMGIDGRPLVTKTSFRMLHTLQNLGAAPEPNLTVLWSEQLPRPFKEYCAQVSIASSSIQYENDDLMRSYWGDDYAIACCVSAMRIGKQMQFFGARVNLAKCLLYAINGGKDEKSGEQVGPCYAPIQGEVLNYDEVMARFKTMMAWLAKTYINTLNAIHYMHDKYCYERIEMALHDRDILRTMACGIAGLSVVADSLSAIKYAQVNVIRNEAGLAVDYEISGEFPKYGNNDDRVDDIAVQIVETFMAELKKHRCYRNAVPTQSVLTITSNVVYGKKTGSTPDGRKAGEPFAPGANPMHGRDTNGAIASLASVAKIPYAAAQDGISNTFSIVPSALGKIEGDRVRNLVGLLDGYFHDNGHHINVNVLNRETLLDAMDHPELYPQLTIRVSGYAVNFIKLTREQQLDVIQRTFHSQV; encoded by the coding sequence ATGCTCACCGAATGGACAGGTTTTCACCCCGATCGATGGATGCAGGACATCGATGTTCGCAACTTTATTCAGAAAAATTACCAGCCTTATACAGAAGATGCGGCATTTTTAACGCCAGCGACCGATCGAACGCAAACCCTCTGGCAACAGGTGCTTCAACTGATGAAAGCGGAGCGCGAAAAGGGGATTCTCGATGTTGATACCGAGGTTGTTTCTAGCATTACCGCCCACGCTGCCGGATACATTGACCAAACCTTAGAACAAGTCGTGGGCCTACAAACTGATAAACCCCTCAAGCGATCGATTATGCCGTTTGGGGGGATTCGTGTTGTAAGGGACTCGCTAGCGGCCTACGGGTACCAAATCAGCCCGAAGGTGATGGAGATTTTCACGCAGTATCGCAAAACCCATAACGATGGGGTCTTTGATGCTTACACGAAAGATATGCGACTGGCGCGGCATTCGGGGATTATCACCGGGTTGCCGGATGCCTACGGTCGTGGCCGGATTATCGGGGACTATCGCCGGGTTGCGCTCTATGGGGTCGATCGCTTAATTGCTGATAAGAAAGCGCAGCAGGAATCGTTGGAAGTCGATACGATCGATGAATCCGTGCTGCAACGCCGCGAAGAAATTTCCGATCAAATTAAAGCGCTGTTTGAATTGAAAACCATGGCGCAGTGCTACGGGTTTGATATCAGTCGGCCTGCTAGCAACGGTCGGGAAGCGGTGCAATGGCTGTATTTTGGCTATTTGGCTGCGGTGAAGGAACAAAACGGTGCGGCCATGTCCCTGGGTCGGGTTTCAACGTTTTTGGATATTTACTTTGAGCGGGATTTGCAAAACGGGACGCTGACGGAATCCGAAGTGCAGGAATTGATCGATCATTTCGTGATGAAGTTACGCATGGTGCGTTTCCTGCGCACGCCGGACTATAACGATCTCTTTTCCGGCGATCCCACCTGGGTGACGGAATGTGTCGGCGGCATGGGCATCGATGGGCGACCGTTGGTGACCAAAACCAGCTTCCGCATGTTGCACACGTTACAGAACCTTGGGGCAGCTCCGGAACCAAATTTGACGGTTCTCTGGTCGGAACAGTTGCCGCGTCCGTTTAAGGAATACTGTGCCCAAGTGTCGATCGCCAGTAGTTCCATCCAGTATGAAAATGACGATTTAATGCGATCGTACTGGGGGGATGATTACGCGATCGCTTGCTGTGTTTCTGCCATGCGGATTGGTAAGCAAATGCAGTTCTTTGGTGCACGGGTCAACCTCGCCAAATGCCTGCTCTATGCCATTAACGGTGGCAAGGATGAAAAATCTGGGGAGCAGGTGGGGCCTTGCTATGCACCGATTCAGGGAGAGGTCTTGAACTACGATGAGGTGATGGCTCGGTTTAAGACAATGATGGCTTGGCTAGCTAAAACCTACATCAATACGCTGAATGCTATCCACTACATGCATGATAAATATTGCTATGAGCGGATTGAAATGGCATTGCACGATCGTGACATTCTCCGCACGATGGCCTGTGGCATTGCAGGACTCTCGGTGGTGGCGGATTCCCTCTCTGCCATCAAGTATGCGCAGGTGAATGTGATCCGAAATGAAGCTGGATTAGCGGTGGATTACGAAATCTCCGGTGAATTTCCCAAGTACGGCAACAATGACGATCGAGTAGATGATATTGCTGTACAAATTGTGGAAACCTTCATGGCGGAATTGAAGAAACATCGCTGCTATCGTAATGCGGTGCCGACCCAATCCGTCCTGACGATTACCTCCAACGTCGTTTACGGCAAGAAAACCGGCAGCACCCCCGATGGCCGCAAGGCGGGAGAACCCTTTGCACCGGGTGCGAATCCCATGCATGGCCGTGATACCAATGGCGCGATCGCGTCGCTGGCGTCCGTGGCTAAAATTCCCTACGCCGCCGCCCAGGATGGCATTTCCAATACGTTCTCGATCGTGCCATCGGCGCTGGGTAAAATCGAGGGCGATCGGGTGCGGAATTTAGTGGGGTTACTGGATGGATATTTCCATGACAACGGTCACCACATCAACGTGAATGTGCTGAATCGAGAAACGTTGCTGGATGCCATGGATCACCCGGAACTCTATCCGCAGCTCACGATTCGGGTGTCAGGCTACGCGGTGAACTTTATTAAACTCACCCGTGAGCAGCAGTTAGATGTGATTCAACGGACGTTCCATAGCCAGGTGTAA
- a CDS encoding response regulator encodes MGAKRILVVDNESYVREVTQISLQMMAGWEVTTAGSGQEALEKAAIESPDAILLDLMMPDMDGMTTLQHLQSQPETSHIPVIFMTGQANQPTDYADPDLAVTGFVSKPFDPLQLANQIANILSWDLDSPSA; translated from the coding sequence ATGGGAGCGAAGCGCATACTGGTCGTGGATAACGAATCCTACGTCCGCGAGGTAACTCAAATCTCATTGCAAATGATGGCAGGCTGGGAGGTGACGACGGCTGGCTCAGGCCAGGAAGCCTTGGAAAAAGCCGCGATCGAGTCTCCCGATGCCATTTTGCTAGACCTGATGATGCCAGATATGGATGGCATGACTACCTTGCAGCATTTGCAATCCCAACCTGAAACCAGTCACATTCCTGTGATTTTCATGACAGGTCAAGCCAATCAACCGACAGATTACGCTGATCCAGATCTCGCTGTGACCGGCTTTGTCTCAAAACCCTTTGATCCCTTACAGCTAGCTAATCAAATTGCGAACATTTTAAGCTGGGATCTAGATAGTCCATCCGCTTAG